The Amblyomma americanum isolate KBUSLIRL-KWMA chromosome 5, ASM5285725v1, whole genome shotgun sequence genome window below encodes:
- the LOC144133201 gene encoding protein arginine methyltransferase NDUFAF7, mitochondrial, which produces MNSAATRAVFKLLRAPSSGLRKLHGKTPTVTPGISKQLSKRSMVIEAQAKSAETKLLQQLRSRILATGPITVAEYMKEVLTNPMSGYYMHRDVFGSSGDFTTSPEISQMFGELIAVWFLNEWVKAGKPKPLYIVELGPGRGTLSDDMLRVFSKYSDAMEVVSLHLVEISPHLSQVQELKLCGTVSVVKDVLEHSPVTLRLQVKKDSEEATYKHSITKHGVPVGWYRHLHDVPRGFSCFIAHEFLDALPVHKFQRTPEGWREVFIDLDDGPGPHHLRYVLSRGPTPASFFANVTGEKRDHLEVCPEAGVIVQELASRMDEHGGCGLVVDYGHDGDKTDTFRAFKNHSLHPALSEPGTADLTADVDFSYLRRILKDRALTFGPIAQGEFLRNMGIHIRLEKLLANCPPEARQDLLTGYDMLTNPEKMGERFKFFGIFPKDMQETLNANPPAGFFAPS; this is translated from the exons ATGAATTCGGCAGCAACGCGCGCAGTCTTCAAGCTCTTACGAGCACCGAGCAGCGGTCTGAGAAAACTTCACGGCAAAACGCCGACAGTCACTCCGG GCATCTCCAAGCAACTGAGCAAGCGTTCCATGGTGATCGAGGCGCAAGCAAAGTCTGCGGAGACGAAGCTTCTGCAGCAGCTGAGATCGCGAATACTTGCGACGGGGCCGATTACGGTGGCCGAGTACATGAAGGAAGTCTTGACCAATCCTATGTCC GGCTATTACATGCACCGGGATGTGTTCGGCAGTTCGGGAGACTTCACGACGTCTCCCGAAATATCTCAAATGTTCGGAGAG CTGATCGCCGTGTGGTTCCTGAACGAATGGGTCAAAGCTGGGAAGCCGAAGCCGCTTTACATTGTGGAGCTTGGACCGGGACGCGGCACTCTTTCGGACGACATGCTACGG GTGTTTTCAAAGTACAGTGATGCCATGGAAGTGGTGTCACTGCACTTGGTCGAAATCAGCCCACACCTGAGCCAAGTGCAGGAGCTCAAACTATGCGGAACTGTCAGCGTCGTGAAGGACGTGTTGGAACACAGCCCGGTTACTCTGCGCCTTCAGGTTAAGAAAGACAGCGAAGAG GCCACTTACAAGCACAGCATCACAAAGCATGGTGTCCCTGTCGGCTGGTACCGGCACCTTCACGATGTGCCACGTGGCTTCTCGTGCTTCATTGCCCACGAGTTTCTGGACGCCCTCCCCGTGCACAAGTTCCAGCGCACCCCTGAGGGGTGGCGAGAGGTTTTCATTGACCTGGACGACGGGCCAGGTCCACACCACCTACGATACGTGCTTTCCCGAGGGCCTACGCCGGCGAGTTTCTTTGCCAAT GTAACAGGTGAGAAGCGAGACCACCTTGAAGTCTGTCCAGAGGCAGGTGTCATTGTTCAAGAGCTTGCCAGCCGTATGGACGAGCATGGAGGCTGCGGGCTCGTTGTCGACTACGGGCACGATGGTGATAAGACAGACACGTTCCGT GCATTCAAGAACCACTCCCTGCATCCCGCGTTATCCGAGCCCGGCACCGCAGACTTGACCGCCGATGTTGACTTTTCCTACCTTAGACGGATTCTGAAGGACAGAG CACTGACCTTTGGCCCCATTGCTCAGGGAGAATTCCTCAGAAACATGGGCATCCACATACGTCTGGAG AAACTCCTAGCCAACTGTCCTCCCGAGGCCCGGCAGGACTTGCTGACGGGTTACGACATGTTGACCAATCCAGAGAAGATGGGCGAGCGCTTCAAATTCTTCGGCATCTTTCCAAAGGACATGCAGGAAACACTCAACGCAAATCCTCCGGCAGGGTTCTTTGCTCCTTCCTAA